Proteins from a single region of Butyrivibrio fibrisolvens:
- a CDS encoding NAD-dependent epimerase/dehydratase family protein yields MSIVDVSKRYLITGAAGFIGYHLSRRLLEAGASVIGFDNMNDYYDVSLKEERLRLLKDVSSKVGNGNFTFVKGNLQDKSVVDQVFGKYHPDIVVNLAAQAGVRYSIDHPESYIESNIIGFYNILEACRHSYDNGASGVEHLLFASSSSVYGGNTKVPFSTEDKVDEPVSLYAATKKSNELMAHSYSKLYGIPSTGLRFFTVYGPLGRPDMALFKFTNKILKGEPIQIYNNGDMKRDFTYVDDIVTGIMNMLPCPPADNGKGARYKVYNIGNNHPEPLMNMVSFLEEALGMEAQKEFLPMQAGDVYQTYADVSELERDFGFKPDTSLRDGINSFVRWYKEYYKLT; encoded by the coding sequence ATGAGCATAGTAGATGTAAGTAAGAGATATTTAATTACAGGAGCAGCAGGATTTATAGGATATCACTTATCAAGAAGGCTTTTAGAAGCAGGAGCTTCTGTTATTGGCTTTGATAATATGAATGATTATTATGATGTATCTCTTAAAGAGGAGCGTTTAAGACTTCTTAAGGATGTATCATCAAAAGTAGGTAATGGTAACTTTACATTTGTTAAGGGGAATCTTCAGGATAAATCTGTTGTTGATCAGGTCTTTGGAAAATATCATCCTGATATCGTGGTTAATCTTGCAGCTCAGGCTGGTGTCAGATATTCAATAGATCATCCTGAAAGCTATATAGAATCTAATATTATCGGTTTTTATAACATTCTTGAAGCCTGCAGACACAGTTATGATAATGGAGCATCAGGTGTAGAGCATCTTCTTTTTGCATCATCAAGCTCTGTATATGGTGGTAACACTAAGGTTCCTTTTAGTACAGAAGATAAGGTTGATGAGCCTGTAAGCTTATATGCTGCAACCAAGAAGTCCAATGAGCTTATGGCACATTCTTATTCTAAGCTTTATGGAATACCTTCTACAGGGCTTAGATTCTTCACTGTATATGGTCCTCTTGGACGCCCTGATATGGCACTCTTTAAATTTACTAATAAGATATTAAAGGGAGAACCTATTCAGATATACAACAACGGAGACATGAAGAGAGACTTTACGTATGTTGATGATATCGTTACAGGTATTATGAATATGCTTCCGTGTCCTCCTGCTGATAATGGTAAGGGTGCACGTTATAAAGTCTATAATATAGGCAATAATCATCCGGAACCTCTTATGAATATGGTTTCATTTTTGGAAGAAGCCCTTGGTATGGAGGCTCAGAAAGAATTCCTCCCTATGCAGGCTGGAGATGTGTATCAGACATACGCCGATGTATCAGAGCTTGAAAGGGATTTTGGATTTAAACCGGATACATCTCTCAGAGATGGAATTAATTCTTTTGTAAGATGGTACAAAGAGTATTATAAATTGACATAA
- a CDS encoding DUF6044 family protein — MKALFDNVGRFLRRFWYFIIIGLFFVCALVLYKTAGTGSYFAIHDNLDLFIPQFQMMKNDGTFFALEAETDFLNNISRNVLPSEFSLYTILYMILPAGKAYVAGYFIKIIIAMIGGALLSYDILTNEGIDEWARHGVYYVHPVKNDYSSSMAIAILVSFAYGILNLFPAFGIPFAAIPLIIYLLRAVYREPSVLIYFLIFCYPFLSYFSYHGIFIMGYLVIAIIWMWIRHHEFPFRLFIALILLAVGSIIFEYRLFMTMLFSNEVTIRSTIAQADMSPLAIVLETLRVWAFGMMHANDAHIYIVLPACIIYFFYLNAKYIRNNNSSGIVHDYFNFCAAAIAFNSIIYGLYFFAPVRNLFEYLVPPLKGWQFNRTIFFNPFLWYASFMIVCYRICKWTRQNFVSSGRGAVYRGLVYLMVLASIAVIIMQPALPFGQDARYDDIYYTAYGEYYRHNHDGNTPDNNLSLEEFYDPQLFEALKEEIGYKEGEQCVAYLMYPAQLEYNDISTLDGYLGFYSQEYKNKWRSVIAPALELQPASATYFDNSGIRCYLYSGDYLSVPMYAKNLGGVAQDNLYIDNKALSELGCKYIFSRVEITNCDDMGLELITSKHGIAYKVYVYELHELISEEENEGEK, encoded by the coding sequence ATGAAAGCTTTATTTGACAACGTGGGCAGATTTTTAAGAAGATTTTGGTATTTTATTATTATAGGCCTGTTTTTTGTCTGTGCTTTAGTCCTTTATAAGACTGCTGGTACAGGTAGCTATTTTGCTATTCATGATAATCTTGATCTTTTCATTCCTCAGTTTCAGATGATGAAGAATGATGGGACGTTTTTTGCCCTTGAAGCAGAGACGGATTTTCTTAATAATATCAGCAGGAATGTTCTGCCATCAGAGTTTTCTCTTTATACGATATTGTATATGATCCTGCCTGCAGGTAAGGCATATGTTGCAGGCTATTTTATAAAGATAATTATCGCCATGATCGGAGGGGCACTTCTTTCATATGATATCCTCACAAATGAAGGCATAGATGAATGGGCTAGGCATGGTGTGTATTATGTACATCCTGTCAAGAATGATTACTCATCTTCCATGGCTATTGCTATTCTTGTTTCATTTGCATACGGAATACTTAACCTTTTCCCGGCGTTTGGAATACCCTTTGCAGCAATTCCGCTTATCATATATCTTTTAAGGGCGGTATACAGAGAGCCTTCAGTTCTTATATATTTTCTGATCTTTTGTTATCCTTTCCTTTCTTATTTTTCTTATCATGGAATCTTTATCATGGGGTATCTTGTGATAGCTATTATCTGGATGTGGATAAGGCATCATGAATTCCCGTTTAGGCTTTTTATAGCTTTGATCCTGTTGGCTGTTGGATCAATTATATTTGAATACAGACTTTTCATGACGATGCTGTTTTCGAACGAAGTGACCATTAGATCAACAATAGCTCAGGCGGATATGTCACCTTTAGCAATTGTGTTAGAGACTTTAAGGGTTTGGGCATTTGGTATGATGCATGCTAATGATGCGCATATATATATTGTTCTTCCTGCATGTATCATTTACTTTTTCTATCTTAATGCCAAGTATATTCGTAATAATAATTCTTCCGGAATCGTACATGATTACTTTAACTTTTGTGCTGCAGCGATTGCTTTTAACAGTATTATTTATGGTTTGTATTTCTTTGCACCTGTTCGTAATCTTTTTGAATATTTAGTACCGCCGCTTAAAGGCTGGCAGTTTAACAGGACTATATTCTTTAATCCATTTCTCTGGTACGCTTCATTTATGATCGTGTGCTACAGGATATGCAAATGGACCAGACAGAATTTTGTTAGTTCAGGACGAGGAGCTGTTTACAGAGGCCTTGTATATCTTATGGTACTGGCTTCTATAGCTGTTATTATAATGCAACCTGCTCTTCCTTTTGGACAGGATGCAAGATACGATGATATTTACTACACAGCATATGGAGAATATTATAGACATAATCATGACGGCAATACGCCTGATAATAATCTGAGCTTGGAAGAGTTCTATGATCCGCAGCTTTTTGAAGCATTAAAAGAAGAAATCGGGTACAAAGAAGGAGAGCAATGCGTAGCTTACCTTATGTATCCGGCACAGCTTGAGTATAACGATATATCAACTCTAGATGGTTATCTTGGTTTTTATTCTCAGGAGTATAAGAATAAGTGGCGCAGTGTCATTGCACCTGCGCTTGAGCTTCAGCCTGCATCAGCTACTTATTTTGACAATTCCGGAATAAGATGCTATCTGTATTCAGGTGACTATTTATCAGTACCTATGTATGCCAAGAATCTTGGCGGCGTAGCACAGGATAATTTGTATATTGATAATAAGGCTCTGTCAGAGCTTGGATGTAAATATATTTTTTCACGTGTGGAGATAACAAATTGTGATGATATGGGTCTTGAGCTTATAACATCAAAGCATGGAATCGCATATAAAGTTTATGTTTATGAACTGCATGAACTTATCAGCGAAGAAGAGAACGAAGGAGAGAAATGA
- a CDS encoding IS1380 family transposase, producing MSSLDYTTLESNKRFKLNFDGGDLSSDAGLLLIKEFISKLHFDKLISSIFHTNDFSIRRTHKDDANLLQVIYQIFSAYYEDDCADELTNDPILTAVLAKKSLASQPTLSRFYNRMDDNTLRQFDNLMKAMRRIVYKIKSPEFILLDLDSTLLDTYGKQEGEDFNFHYQKHGYHPLVCYDGLTGDLLKIQLRDGAAYSSNGVADFLRPVLEELSSMEFAPELSLRGDSGFATPELYELCEEDNYKVSYAIRLKINSKLRSLVKAEDALLFKMTQKNAVDYAVVYGEFYYQARIWNKPRRVVFKIEKPYNQITHMYTFIVTNMTVDIKSVIKFYCGRGNMENFIKESKNGFDFGAVSSHSKLVNANRLQIHALSYNIFNWFKRLALCASMKKQCADTIRLKLIKIAVKVVRSGRYIYFKLCSSCPYISEFYETLTNINSLQPQLE from the coding sequence ATGTCTAGTTTAGATTACACAACCTTAGAAAGCAATAAGCGTTTTAAATTAAATTTTGATGGAGGCGATTTATCCTCCGATGCTGGTCTTCTCCTTATAAAGGAGTTCATCAGCAAACTGCACTTTGACAAGCTGATAAGCAGCATATTTCACACCAATGATTTTTCAATCCGCAGAACCCACAAGGATGATGCAAATCTTCTGCAAGTCATATACCAGATATTCTCGGCATACTATGAAGATGACTGCGCCGATGAGCTCACTAATGATCCTATTCTCACAGCTGTCCTGGCGAAGAAATCACTTGCTTCACAACCAACTCTGTCTCGCTTTTATAACCGCATGGATGACAATACTCTGAGACAGTTTGATAACCTCATGAAGGCAATGCGCAGGATTGTTTACAAGATAAAAAGTCCTGAATTTATCCTTCTGGATCTGGATTCTACATTACTTGATACGTACGGCAAACAGGAAGGTGAAGACTTCAACTTTCATTACCAGAAGCATGGTTATCATCCGCTTGTCTGCTATGATGGTCTGACTGGCGACCTTTTGAAAATTCAACTCCGTGATGGCGCTGCTTACTCAAGCAATGGTGTAGCTGATTTCCTAAGACCTGTTCTCGAGGAACTTTCCTCAATGGAGTTTGCCCCTGAGCTTTCTCTTCGTGGAGATAGCGGTTTTGCTACTCCTGAGCTATATGAATTGTGCGAAGAGGACAATTATAAAGTCTCCTATGCAATACGCCTGAAGATAAACTCCAAGCTGAGATCTCTCGTTAAAGCTGAAGATGCGCTTCTTTTCAAAATGACCCAGAAAAATGCTGTTGATTATGCTGTTGTATACGGTGAGTTTTATTATCAAGCTAGAATCTGGAACAAGCCCAGGAGAGTTGTCTTTAAAATCGAGAAACCCTATAACCAGATAACTCACATGTATACTTTTATAGTTACAAACATGACTGTAGATATAAAATCAGTAATCAAGTTTTACTGCGGTCGAGGCAACATGGAAAACTTCATCAAAGAAAGCAAGAACGGATTCGACTTTGGGGCTGTCAGCAGTCATTCAAAGCTTGTCAATGCAAACCGTCTTCAGATCCATGCACTTTCTTACAACATATTCAATTGGTTTAAACGATTGGCTCTGTGCGCTTCAATGAAGAAACAATGTGCAGATACAATCCGTTTGAAACTGATCAAGATTGCCGTTAAGGTAGTCAGATCAGGTAGATATATTTATTTCAAACTGTGTAGTAGCTGCCCTTATATATCTGAGTTTTACGAAACACTCACCAATATAAATAGCTTGCAACCACAGTTGGAATAG
- a CDS encoding radical SAM/SPASM domain-containing protein — protein sequence MPIKVNSFMGKLGWNARKYLPNLASNAYLKLQFITRSRAQKKYVDYFLNSPEVPKPNVVNIETINRCNSTCAFCTANVHAEKRPLAKIDDNLYRSIIDQLADWGYKGHLTLYGNNEPWLDTRIVEFHKYAREKLPESFIFMSTNGLILTLDKVREIQPYINQLIINNYSMEMKLHPNIQKIYDYVKAHPEEFKDIDIQIQMRYLQEVLTNRAGSAPNKKATEKVIRETCLLPFTDMWIMPNGKIGLCCCDNFEVTDFGDLNTTPLKEAWGSPKLMAARKDIASGRQNYKFCTHCDFIDAGFRMQLVKAILEHGEDAAHSIGGQERMKVFNQEK from the coding sequence ATGCCAATTAAAGTAAACAGTTTCATGGGAAAACTCGGCTGGAATGCCAGAAAATATCTTCCAAATCTTGCCAGCAATGCTTATCTTAAGCTTCAGTTTATAACAAGATCACGTGCTCAGAAGAAATATGTTGACTATTTTTTAAATAGTCCTGAAGTTCCAAAGCCAAATGTAGTTAATATCGAGACTATAAACAGATGTAATTCCACCTGCGCTTTTTGTACTGCCAATGTACATGCAGAAAAGCGCCCTCTTGCCAAGATTGATGATAACCTTTACCGTTCTATTATCGATCAGCTTGCAGACTGGGGCTATAAGGGACATCTTACACTTTATGGTAATAATGAGCCATGGCTTGATACCCGTATCGTGGAATTCCATAAGTATGCCAGAGAGAAGCTCCCGGAAAGTTTTATATTCATGTCAACCAATGGCCTTATACTGACACTTGATAAGGTCAGAGAGATACAGCCTTATATCAATCAGCTCATCATCAACAATTATTCAATGGAGATGAAGCTGCATCCTAATATCCAGAAGATATATGATTACGTTAAGGCTCATCCTGAAGAGTTCAAGGATATCGATATTCAGATCCAGATGAGATATCTTCAGGAGGTTCTTACTAACAGGGCTGGAAGTGCTCCTAATAAGAAGGCTACTGAGAAGGTAATAAGAGAGACATGTCTCCTTCCTTTTACAGACATGTGGATTATGCCTAATGGTAAGATAGGTCTTTGCTGCTGTGATAACTTTGAGGTAACAGATTTTGGTGATCTGAATACAACACCTCTTAAGGAAGCCTGGGGAAGTCCTAAACTTATGGCTGCAAGAAAGGATATCGCTTCAGGTCGTCAGAATTATAAGTTCTGTACACATTGTGACTTCATTGATGCGGGATTCCGTATGCAGCTTGTCAAAGCTATTCTTGAGCACGGTGAAGATGCTGCTCACAGCATTGGTGGTCAGGAACGTATGAAAGTTTTCAATCAGGAAAAATAA
- the rfbF gene encoding glucose-1-phosphate cytidylyltransferase: MKVVLLAGGYGTRINEESHLKPKPMIEIGEKPILWHIMKEYSHHGYNEFIICAGYKQYVIKEWFANYYLYNCDVTFDLTDDNRMTVHNNAAEPWKVTIVDTGLDTMTGGRIKRVQKYIGDETFMLSYGDGVSDINMNDILKFHKSHGKVATITSVNIGQRFGTMEMEGDRISSFREKNENDGSRINAGYMVLEPEIFDYIEGDNTIFEKDVLERLASEGQLMGYRYDGFWQCMDTKREKDRLEALWAGGNAPWKTWE; the protein is encoded by the coding sequence ATGAAAGTAGTTCTTTTGGCCGGGGGATATGGCACAAGAATAAATGAAGAAAGTCATTTAAAGCCAAAGCCTATGATCGAGATTGGTGAGAAGCCTATTTTATGGCACATAATGAAGGAGTATTCTCACCATGGTTATAATGAATTTATTATCTGTGCAGGTTATAAGCAGTATGTCATAAAGGAGTGGTTTGCCAATTACTATCTTTATAACTGCGATGTAACTTTTGATCTTACAGATGATAATCGCATGACGGTTCATAATAATGCGGCTGAGCCCTGGAAGGTAACAATAGTCGATACAGGCCTTGATACCATGACAGGTGGACGTATTAAGAGGGTACAAAAATATATCGGTGATGAAACTTTTATGCTGTCTTACGGCGATGGAGTAAGTGACATCAATATGAATGATATCCTGAAGTTCCATAAGAGCCATGGCAAAGTTGCTACGATCACTTCTGTTAACATAGGTCAGCGTTTTGGAACTATGGAGATGGAAGGCGACAGGATATCTTCTTTCAGAGAGAAGAATGAAAACGATGGCAGCCGCATTAATGCAGGATATATGGTCTTAGAACCTGAGATATTTGATTATATCGAAGGAGATAATACTATCTTTGAAAAGGATGTATTAGAGCGCCTTGCAAGTGAAGGCCAGCTCATGGGCTATCGGTATGACGGCTTTTGGCAGTGCATGGATACAAAGAGAGAAAAGGACAGGCTTGAAGCTTTATGGGCAGGCGGTAATGCCCCATGGAAAACATGGGAGTAA
- a CDS encoding DUF2142 domain-containing protein has protein sequence MAGYTTNKTVNVQNNNNIFRYIAAGIIFLLLVLIWPLSLFQTTDSDINNRLLKEDDSYTYYYLSSGEYITTVLKGDGSYIDNGAVRLRFQGQVSQDACMHYYMYDPEGNMVVDQHIDLFERPENDVYQIPFGIVMDKGAGYQFIIAPDNDFTVGVYCLGESTEPAVVMHSSDQISSTTPVAVSGIFKLCIWICGLLCIGVLIGSAVFESKDKISCLFNNKTFIPAILSLLSIIVYGQYLFDHNIESGEGLIKGAFFVVIITILAFMCIFAGRFKLPIYGFLILAVGSIYILTFPAGSIPDEVNHFYRAFSLAFGNLQSVKFSDTSVGAVLPTAIQSLSDPEAVFDFADTAQIDFNNTSLYAPVCYIPQIIGIRIALLFTGNVHSVFMTARWAGFIGAFILYMLALYIIPAGRELLFAVMMLPMTIQEMTGVTSDGMTNAIAFLFIALVLKKAVSDNSLSNKDIALVTIIGTLVGMCKIVYIVLLILLLLIPVSNTSGEGNDYRSKKSDNSRFTYGIMFGIPVIMCLVSNVFFGQNLVSNGENMEAGAQIKYVLTHIPATIMTVIRSTIEYGMQWIGEMTGDYLGQLNIRTLPVVTLVLVIVLIVSSKNIRLPEKLRSVKAIWIYGFISVFGFLLILGSIYATWNTVGDFLIRGIQGRYFLTILPVFGLFIAALSSKGVNDDNDGQLSYFYDYHIGSYILLVINMLVIVDVYTYIIMNG, from the coding sequence TTGGCTGGATATACTACTAATAAAACTGTGAATGTTCAAAATAATAATAATATCTTTCGTTATATAGCTGCAGGTATTATATTTCTTTTATTAGTGCTGATATGGCCTCTTTCTTTATTTCAGACAACAGATTCTGATATCAATAATCGTCTTTTAAAAGAAGATGACTCTTATACCTATTATTACCTTTCGTCAGGTGAATATATCACTACAGTATTAAAAGGAGATGGCTCCTATATAGATAATGGTGCAGTAAGGCTGCGTTTTCAGGGACAGGTGTCTCAGGATGCCTGCATGCACTATTATATGTATGATCCTGAAGGCAATATGGTTGTAGATCAGCATATTGATCTGTTTGAAAGACCAGAGAATGATGTTTATCAGATTCCTTTTGGAATAGTAATGGATAAGGGCGCTGGCTACCAGTTTATCATTGCGCCTGATAATGATTTTACAGTTGGAGTTTACTGTCTTGGAGAGTCTACAGAACCTGCTGTTGTAATGCACAGCTCTGACCAGATTTCTTCTACGACTCCTGTGGCTGTATCAGGAATTTTTAAACTGTGTATTTGGATTTGTGGACTTCTATGTATTGGCGTGCTGATAGGCTCTGCTGTTTTTGAGTCTAAAGATAAAATCAGTTGTTTATTTAATAATAAAACTTTTATTCCTGCAATATTGTCTCTGTTATCAATTATTGTTTATGGCCAGTACTTATTTGATCATAATATTGAATCTGGTGAAGGCCTTATAAAGGGTGCTTTTTTCGTTGTGATCATTACGATATTGGCCTTCATGTGTATATTTGCAGGCAGATTTAAACTTCCTATTTACGGATTTTTGATCCTTGCGGTAGGAAGCATTTATATTCTGACATTCCCGGCAGGTTCAATACCTGATGAAGTCAACCATTTTTACAGAGCCTTTTCTCTGGCATTTGGTAATCTTCAGTCTGTTAAGTTTAGTGATACTAGTGTTGGCGCCGTCCTTCCGACTGCGATTCAGTCTCTTTCTGATCCGGAAGCAGTATTTGATTTTGCAGATACAGCACAGATAGATTTTAATAATACAAGTCTTTATGCTCCTGTGTGTTATATTCCACAGATAATTGGAATAAGAATAGCTTTATTATTTACAGGTAATGTACATTCTGTATTTATGACTGCCAGATGGGCAGGCTTTATAGGCGCATTTATTCTTTATATGCTCGCTCTTTACATTATTCCTGCAGGCAGAGAGTTACTGTTCGCAGTAATGATGCTCCCTATGACGATTCAGGAGATGACAGGAGTAACTTCAGATGGCATGACCAATGCTATAGCTTTTTTATTTATTGCACTGGTTCTTAAGAAAGCTGTTTCTGATAACAGTCTTTCCAACAAGGATATAGCTCTTGTTACAATTATTGGAACACTGGTTGGAATGTGCAAGATTGTCTATATTGTGCTTCTGATTCTTCTCTTGCTTATTCCGGTTAGTAATACGTCTGGAGAAGGTAATGATTACCGTAGCAAGAAGAGCGATAATTCCAGATTTACATACGGTATTATGTTTGGCATTCCTGTCATTATGTGTCTTGTTTCCAATGTTTTCTTTGGTCAGAATCTTGTATCCAATGGAGAGAATATGGAAGCAGGAGCACAGATAAAGTATGTTTTAACACATATTCCTGCTACGATTATGACTGTTATAAGGTCAACTATAGAATACGGCATGCAGTGGATAGGAGAGATGACAGGTGATTATCTTGGACAGCTCAACATAAGGACTCTTCCTGTTGTGACTCTTGTTCTTGTTATAGTACTTATAGTTTCTTCTAAGAATATCAGGCTTCCTGAGAAGCTTAGATCTGTTAAAGCTATATGGATCTATGGATTTATCAGTGTGTTTGGCTTTTTACTTATTCTTGGAAGTATATATGCTACCTGGAATACTGTTGGAGATTTCCTTATAAGAGGAATTCAGGGAAGATACTTTTTGACAATACTACCGGTATTCGGTTTGTTTATTGCAGCACTTTCATCTAAAGGTGTGAATGATGATAATGATGGACAGCTTTCTTATTTTTATGACTATCATATCGGATCATATATACTTTTAGTGATTAATATGTTAGTAATAGTAGATGTATACACTTATATCATTATGAACGGATAA
- a CDS encoding glycosyltransferase family 2 protein, giving the protein MDKIAVLIPCYNEEKTIEKVIKDTQRCLPEAVIYVYNNNSTDRTVEIAKACGAIVRNEYMQGKGNVIRRMFREIEAQCYIMVDGDDTYPMESASEMVDKVLNHNADMVVGDRLSSTYFTQNKRPFHNFGNSLVRSSINRLFDCDVRDIMTGYRAFSYEFVKTFPVLSKGFEIETEMTIHAVTNNMQIENVVIEYRDRPAGSESKLNTYSDGFRVIRTISRLYRDYKPMHFFSAMAFVLAVLAIIFIIPVFKEYWETGLVQRFPTLIVCGFTMIAALQAFFNGMMLQNMAINNRRTFEMQLNGLHRKKMSVIAEEKDVN; this is encoded by the coding sequence ATGGATAAGATTGCGGTACTTATACCGTGCTACAACGAAGAAAAAACCATTGAGAAAGTTATTAAAGATACACAGAGATGTCTTCCTGAGGCTGTTATCTATGTTTATAACAATAATTCCACAGACAGAACAGTGGAAATTGCAAAGGCCTGCGGTGCAATTGTAAGAAATGAATATATGCAGGGCAAGGGCAATGTTATACGTCGTATGTTCCGTGAGATAGAGGCACAGTGCTATATCATGGTAGATGGAGATGACACATATCCTATGGAGTCAGCTTCTGAGATGGTAGATAAGGTGCTTAACCATAATGCGGATATGGTTGTTGGAGACAGACTTTCTTCAACTTACTTTACTCAGAACAAGCGTCCTTTCCATAATTTTGGAAACAGCCTGGTTAGAAGTTCTATAAACAGACTCTTTGACTGTGATGTAAGAGACATCATGACAGGCTATAGGGCTTTCAGCTATGAATTTGTTAAGACCTTCCCTGTTTTGTCCAAGGGCTTTGAGATCGAGACTGAGATGACGATCCATGCTGTTACTAACAACATGCAGATTGAAAACGTCGTTATTGAATACAGAGACAGACCCGCAGGTTCTGAGTCTAAGCTCAACACCTACTCGGATGGTTTTAGGGTTATTAGGACTATCTCCCGTCTTTACAGAGATTACAAGCCAATGCACTTTTTCTCAGCAATGGCGTTTGTGCTTGCTGTCCTTGCAATAATATTTATCATTCCAGTATTCAAGGAATACTGGGAGACCGGACTTGTTCAAAGATTCCCTACTCTGATCGTATGCGGTTTTACTATGATTGCTGCGCTTCAGGCTTTCTTCAACGGTATGATGCTTCAGAATATGGCTATCAATAATCGCCGCACTTTTGAGATGCAGCTCAACGGTCTTCACAGGAAGAAGATGTCAGTTATCGCTGAAGAAAAGGATGTTAACTAA
- a CDS encoding SGNH/GDSL hydrolase family protein, producing the protein MKKRLTRLTALLLGASMLSACSFDTTVKKAASESDSANASNSASVSSVSATEASSTVSSLEASTADVADNASTEASSTEQVDTASESSTTVLNDPTGDGQVVIVFLGDSQFANGREDGTSISDLVHNSTGYTVYNLGCGGTTASTKVGEQYQYSDASFYNVSEFLNGRGDSSIFDYYGVADVANSIDPAKVDYYVVEYGVNDFLSNRPQADSTDIKNVSCYVNAMHVALFQLSQASPKARIVCCSPIYCQFWGKDGAFLGDGNMYHNSYATYEEYAGNCIQTAENEGCIIFDAYHGRFMDLDTYTAKDYLAEDGIHLTQRGRKVFAAVVTHLINRQLGLDDTYLDNPYKIADY; encoded by the coding sequence ATGAAAAAAAGACTAACAAGACTTACAGCGCTTTTGCTTGGTGCGTCTATGCTGTCAGCCTGCAGTTTTGATACTACAGTAAAGAAAGCTGCATCCGAATCAGATTCTGCAAACGCTTCAAACAGCGCATCTGTATCCTCTGTCTCAGCAACTGAAGCTTCAAGTACTGTATCATCACTGGAAGCAAGTACCGCAGATGTTGCTGACAATGCTTCAACAGAAGCTTCATCAACTGAACAGGTTGATACAGCATCCGAAAGTAGTACAACTGTACTTAATGATCCTACAGGTGACGGGCAGGTAGTAATCGTATTCCTTGGAGACAGTCAGTTTGCCAACGGAAGAGAAGATGGAACTTCTATTTCGGATCTTGTCCATAACTCTACCGGTTATACCGTATATAACCTTGGATGCGGCGGAACTACTGCATCTACAAAAGTAGGTGAACAATACCAATACAGCGATGCCTCATTCTATAACGTATCCGAATTCCTGAACGGCCGAGGCGACAGTTCAATATTTGACTACTATGGCGTAGCAGATGTCGCAAACAGCATAGATCCTGCCAAAGTCGATTACTACGTTGTAGAATACGGTGTAAATGATTTCCTTTCAAACAGACCACAGGCAGATTCTACCGATATCAAAAATGTTTCATGCTATGTTAATGCCATGCACGTTGCACTCTTCCAGCTGTCACAGGCAAGTCCAAAAGCAAGAATAGTGTGCTGCTCTCCAATATACTGCCAGTTCTGGGGCAAGGACGGCGCATTCCTTGGTGATGGCAATATGTACCATAACTCTTATGCTACTTATGAAGAATATGCTGGTAACTGCATCCAGACAGCAGAAAACGAAGGATGCATAATCTTTGATGCATATCATGGAAGATTCATGGACCTGGATACTTATACCGCAAAAGATTATCTGGCAGAAGATGGAATTCATCTTACCCAGCGCGGCAGAAAAGTATTCGCTGCAGTTGTAACACATCTTATCAACAGACAGCTTGGTCTTGATGATACATATCTGGACAATCCATACAAGATAGCTGATTACTAA